A window of Halichoerus grypus chromosome 15, mHalGry1.hap1.1, whole genome shotgun sequence genomic DNA:
TCTGAAGAGTAGAAAACCAATAGGCGTCAGTCGATCAGAGTGCTTTCTCAATCATCCCCCTGAACCCCATCTCAGTTCTGGAGGGGGATCAACGCCGCCTGGACTGGGGGTACGGGCTGGTGACCCAGTCCTGGCCCTCGGctcccggggggaggggggaggggtgggcatgGTGGgctctccccccccctcccccggcttcaCCTCCCTTCCTCCCGGCCAGcccggcccccgccgcccccgccgcccccgcctccgcccccgccgccgccgccgccgccgcccggcccaTTGCAGGGCAGCACCCAGTTGTTATCGTGCAGACCCAGGCGGCAGCCGGGCGTCTCGCGGTCGGCCCGGCGGCAGCACATCCAGTAGGAACGTCCGTAAGGCAGGTCGTGGTGGTAGGGCTTGGGGTGCCAGCGGCAGAGCGACACGTCCCCCTTCTCGTATCTCTTGCGGCACTGCTTGCAAGGGTCATCGCGATACAGCGGGTCGCGGCTCCAGCGCGAGTCCGTGGCCCGCACGCCGAACGCCTCGATGATGCCCTTGAAGTGGTGGCAGGTGCACTTGAGGGCCGCCAGGGCCCGCGTGGGCAGGAAGCTGAAGATCTTCACCAGCACGTGCTCGGGCAGCAGCAGCATGTACTGTCGCGGCTCCAGCAGCCGCTGGATCTTGAAGCGGATCTCCAGGAAGTCGTGGGACACGTGCCGGTAGAGGCGGCACAGGGACGTGTCCGCGGCGCCCTCGGCATCGTCCGGGCCTGGCGCGGCGGCCGGGGAGTCGGCCGGGGCTGGCTCGGGGGGCCCGTCTGGGCCGCGGGActggaggaagaagagctggCCCGGTGGGGGCGGCTCCTCGGGGCTGACCGTCAGGCACACCGTCTCCTCTTTCACGTTCTTGGTGCCGTCCTTGCCGAAGAAGACGCACTCGTCCACCACCCCGGTCACCACCACATCCACGTGGAAGCCCGATGCTCCGCAGTCCCGggcagggggcggagggggggccGGGGGAGTGTCCTCAGTCCTGGCAGGGACCGGCGTCTCCCCCTCGCTGGCCTCATCCGCCCGAGCCAGAAGGAACTCCACGTTGCTGGGGAGGGCGTCCCGGGAGGGGCTGATGAGCTGGTACAGGTCGCAGGTGATCTTGTCCTTGGCCCGGGCCCCGGGGCCTGGGCTGCCCGGGTAGGCACAACCGGGCCGGCCCCCGCTCCCGTTGGGCAAGCTGCCGTCCGGGGCGCGGGGCTCCCGGCCATTGGAGATACGGAAGGCGATGCGTACCTCCCCGGGGCCTGGCCCGGGCCGCTCCTCTTTGCGGAGGCCTTTGGCTGGAGGGCTGTCCCGCTGGGCCTCGAAGTGGGCCACCGCCTCGGCTACCCGGCTGCAGTCCCCGCCACCAGGCCGCCGTTCGGACCCCAGCCCCTTGGCAGGCCCGCCCTGCTCGGCTGACACGAAGACCACAGGCGCTGGGGTGCCGGGGCGTGGGTAGTTCTGCAGGGCCAGGGCGGCCCGCTGTTCCACCAGCGCCACCATCTCAGCCACAGAGAGCAGGTCTACGTCCTCGCCAGCCGAGGCTGGGGCCCCCTCAGAGGCAGGGGGCGCCTCTGGGCCTCCTGGGTCCGGGGGAGCCTTTGTAGGCTCAAGACAGCGCCTCCTCCGCTTGGCCTTGGAGCTGTCACTGCCCCAGTGCCCCTTGACCTTCATGGAGCTGGCCCGGCTGCCCCCACCACACTGGTGGGCCACAAAGAAGGCCACCTTCTCCTTTGTATTCCCGGGCTTGATGACGTACCACGTGTCCAACAGGACTCGCCCCTCATCACCAGCAGCTGCTGCTGAGAGGAGCGGGGCcggctgggaggcaggggcctCCGTGGCCAAGGTGGGCGGGGTGTTCTCGGAGTGGGCAGGCCCGTGGTCTGGCTCAGCCCCGCTGCCAGGCTCTGGGCAGGCCGCCGGCTTGAGGGCTGCAGTAGGCGGGCGAGGCTGGTTCTGTGAGTAGGTGCCAAAGGGCCGGGGGCACCACAGCTGGAAGGGCAGGAGGCTGCCTCGGTCCATCCTGGGGAATGGTAGCAGACAGGCAGGGGTTCACCGCATTTCAGGACCTGGATGGTCAGGGGAGGTTCCACAGGCCACCTGGGGACAGGAAAGAGGAGgttggggagctggggggggaTAGCCTGcccttctctgaccaccccaACCTCAACTCCTGAGGGGACAGACCAAATTAGATCTCTATTCCTGCCCCACTGCACAGGTGAGCAAATGGAGGGTTGCAGAGGGAATGAGAGCTGGTCTTTAAACACCCAGaatgggggcgtctgggtggcgcagtcagctgaaggtctgactcttggtttccgctcaggtcatgatctcggggtcgtgagattgagccccagcaCGGAGTCCGcctgaggttctctccctctccctctgcttctcccccgctGGCTTGAGCCTaggctcactcgctctctctttctaaataaataaaatctttaaataaataaataaaacacccagAATGTAACTAAAGCTGGCAGCTTGTTCCAATCCCGCAGGTCATACTCCACGGCCCAACTGCTTTCACTCACGATCCAGAGGCCTCCTGCTGCCATAACCCTGAACTTAAGTGAAAATACCCACTGACAGACAGCTCCTCCTTCTTCCATTTGCTCACCCAGTAGCCAGTTcctgaaaagacaagaaattcccagccctgcccacagctACAGTACTTGAGCCCACGGAGGAAGGAATGAGGCAGGCTGGGCAGGGGAAGAAAATTTGAGGtcagagccagccaggcccttAAGAAATAagctctttggggcgcctgggtggctcagtcggttgagtgtctgactcttggttttggctcaggtcgtgatctcagggttgtgggatcgagccccgcgttgggctccgcactcagcacggagtctgcttgtccctctccctctgctcctctcccccactcatgcgctctctaaaataaataaataaataaaaatcttaaaaaaaaaaaaaaagaaatcagctctTCACTTTGTTCGAGTCCCCAGGCTCCCTGAGAATCTCTCAAAGCTGTGTATCCTCACCCAGAAAAATGCACCCACTTGCACAAGACGGTGTAGGTAATGAATGCCCTTAAGCTCAGGCATAGACCTCTGGGATAAGGCCTGTTCTCATCTAGTTTCCTCTTCAAGTTGCCCACAGGTAGACCGAGTGGGGAAGGGTTACTTATCATAAAACCAGGCCCTCAAACTTGGTTTCAGGACTTTTTAATTCAGGGCTCTCTTAACAATGaccattttaggggcacctgggtggctcagtcgttgggcatctgccttcggctcaggtcatggtcccgggatcctgggatcgagccccgcattgggttccccgctgagcgaggggcctgcttctccctctcccactccccctgcttgtgttccctctctctgtcaaataaataaataaaatctttaaaaaaaaaatgaccattttatTTTGCAACGACTTTGTGCATGACCTAATCTGGAAGCCATTCTGCTAATGAGTCTGACATGACCACTCTCCACTGCAGGCCCAACAGGTAGCATATTCCTCCGTCTCGATCATTCCCTGGGCCCATCTCCCTCCAGTCATCTTGAAACCAAAATACTCTCCAAACCTCAAATCTTCCACATGCCCATAGACCAGGGGTAAGCAAACCATGGCCCACGGCTTGTCTTtgccaataaagctttattgaaaCATGCTCATCTATGTATGGCTGCTTTCACGCTACAATGGCAGAGTAGTTGCAACAAAGGACATATGGccttgcaaagcctaaaatactcattatctggccctttatagtaAAAGTCTGCTGACCCCTGCAGTACAGACTGACCCCACCTATAGATGGCTAAGTTTACCATCCACCAATACATCTAAATGCCCAGGCATAGACACGAACACAGCAAAAGCCATTTTCTATAGATACTATCTCTCTACAACTTGGCTACCCCCTGAAATCCTCCAATCAGTTCCTACCCTTATCTCCAGAAGATAAATGCCCTCCTCCAAATATCCAGACCCTTTCAAATCCTAATTTAAACTTCCAAACCTATAAATATCCCCTCCAGCACAGAAGGACCCAATCTCAAGGAACGCCTCCCAAATCCCATGTCCACCAAGAACTCCAACATACACAGCAATCGCCCAAACTCACACATGCCCCAAAAGATCAGTTTCCTGAAATCCTATACTCCCCTTCAAACACTTTCTAAATCTCCACATGTATTTCCTAATTCCTAACAGAAGCCCCccaactgcaaaaaaaaaaaacaaaacctcacaaAAACATAAAAGCTCCCTAACACATAAGACTAATCCCAAACCATATATTTCTCAAAgcccaaaaaacccccaaacactCCCAAAGAATCCTCACCAATGACACGTGCTTCCTGCAGGGCTCACTGGAGTTTATTAGGTACTGTTCTAACCATTCCCGCTAATCCTCCCCAGTCCCTTTGAAGCAGGTAGTCTATTAGTCCCAGTGTCCagatgaggcacagaaaggtttaACCCCACATCGCGGGTCAGACAGGTAGGAAGGACTCGAGAAAGGCGAAAGCCCAGGCATTCTGGCTCCAGACTTGGCACCCCTGGATTCTTTACTTTGCTTTTAAGTCTCCCCATGAGCTTCCCAAATCACGTACCCACCAAACACCCCCAACCGCAAAGGAGACCCCTACAATACAACGGAAACTTCAACATTACATAAAAGAACCCAAACCCAAGCCCCAAGGCTCCCCCTAAGATCAAGGGAACCCCAAGTATCCCCCACACCCACGCAAACACTTCAGGCCCCAAAATACCGCTTAACTGCAAAGGGAGCCCCCCAATTTTGTAACCGCCCCCCAACCCAACCCACTCAGACGACCCTCGAAACCTAAACATGCCCCTAAAGTACCCTCACCGgtgagccccgcccccccagcgGCGGGAGAGGGTGGCAGCGCACACGCATGCGCACGAGAAGAGGGCCCGCCCCCTCGCTCTTTCCTCCCCAGACTTCGCGCGGACAGCCGCGCCACTAGTTTCTCTCCGCCCCTTTGTTGACAGACCCGCGCGTGACGCCCCCAGCCAATGAGCGGCTGCCGTTCGGGGCCGTGCCCATATAAGGAATGCCTTGGCGAAGGGGCCTAACTTCGAAAGAGGGAGGA
This region includes:
- the FBXO46 gene encoding F-box only protein 46; its protein translation is MDRGSLLPFQLWCPRPFGTYSQNQPRPPTAALKPAACPEPGSGAEPDHGPAHSENTPPTLATEAPASQPAPLLSAAAAGDEGRVLLDTWYVIKPGNTKEKVAFFVAHQCGGGSRASSMKVKGHWGSDSSKAKRRRRCLEPTKAPPDPGGPEAPPASEGAPASAGEDVDLLSVAEMVALVEQRAALALQNYPRPGTPAPVVFVSAEQGGPAKGLGSERRPGGGDCSRVAEAVAHFEAQRDSPPAKGLRKEERPGPGPGEVRIAFRISNGREPRAPDGSLPNGSGGRPGCAYPGSPGPGARAKDKITCDLYQLISPSRDALPSNVEFLLARADEASEGETPVPARTEDTPPAPPPPPARDCGASGFHVDVVVTGVVDECVFFGKDGTKNVKEETVCLTVSPEEPPPPGQLFFLQSRGPDGPPEPAPADSPAAAPGPDDAEGAADTSLCRLYRHVSHDFLEIRFKIQRLLEPRQYMLLLPEHVLVKIFSFLPTRALAALKCTCHHFKGIIEAFGVRATDSRWSRDPLYRDDPCKQCRKRYEKGDVSLCRWHPKPYHHDLPYGRSYWMCCRRADRETPGCRLGLHDNNWVLPCNGPGGGGGGGGGGGGGGGGGGGRAGREEGR